In the Gossypium arboreum isolate Shixiya-1 chromosome 10, ASM2569848v2, whole genome shotgun sequence genome, one interval contains:
- the LOC108467921 gene encoding auxin-responsive protein IAA13 isoform X1 produces the protein MEGELVLLGGGGGGGGGGSSGVSTNESAVLSKVEVVSEACSYPAESELELGLGLSLGGATGKTKPATATSSWGECGRILTAKDFPSVVSHRTKNGGPSVSVSGTKRAAESVSHEGGSPTGISGSSQVVGWPPIRAYRMNSLVNQAKSQRADEGDSGIGEKDKPKDALKKKLNYNGNKISSTTTVNEKGHLGFVKVNMDGIPIGRKVDLNAHSCYQSLAQALEDMFLRSTNSVGAEKEQLTKASKLLDGSFEFVLTYEDKEGDWMLVGDVPWRMFVSSVRRLRIMRTSEANGLAPRFHDSNERQRSKPF, from the exons ATGGAAGGTGAGTTAGTTTTACTTggcggtggtggtggtggtggcggCGGTGGTTCTTCTGGGGTTTCTACAAATGAATCAGCAGTGTTGTCTAAAGTGGAGGTTGTTTCTGAGGCATGTTCATATCCAGCTGAGAGTGAGTTGGAGTTAGGTCTGGGGCTGAGCCTTGGTGGTGCTACAGGGAAAACTAAGCCTGCCACTGCCACTTCTTCATGGGGTGAGTGTGGTAGAATCTTGACTGCAAAGGACTTCCCTTCTGTGGTTTCTCATAGAACCAAAAATGGCGGTCCTTCTGTTTCTGTTTCTGGGACCAAAAGAGCTGCTGAATCTGTCTCCCATGAGGGTGGATCCCCTACTGGTATCAG TGGAAGCAGTCAAGTTGTGGGATGGCCACCCATAAGAGCTTATAGGATGAACAGCTTGGTGAACCAAGCAAAGTCTCAAAGAGCTGATGAAGGAGACAGTGGAATTGGTGAAAAAGATAAACCCAAAGATGCTTTGAAGAAGAAACTTAATTACAATGGTAACAAAATCAGTTCAACAACTACTGTTAATGAAAAAGGACATCTTGGGTTTGTTAAGGTGAATATGGATGGAATCCCAATAGGAAGGAAAGTTGATTTGAATGCTCATTCTTGCTATCAGAGTTTGGCTCAAGCACTTGAGGATATGTTCCTCAGATCTACTAACTCAGTTG GTGCAGAGAAGGAACAATTAACCAAGGCTTCTAAGCTTTTGGATGGATCATTTGAATTTGTTTTGACTTATGAAGACAAAGAGGGAGACTGGATGCTTGTTGGAGATGTCCCATGGAG GATGTTTGTGAGCTCGGTCCGAAGGCTCCGAATCATGAGGACTTCTGAGGCTAATGGACTTG CCCCAAGATTCCATGATAGCAATGAAAGGCAAAGAAGCAAGCCCTTTTAG
- the LOC108467921 gene encoding auxin-responsive protein IAA13 isoform X2 — protein sequence MEGELVLLGGGGGGGGGGSSGVSTNESAVLSKVEVVSEACSYPAESELELGLGLSLGGATGKTKPATATSSWGECGRILTAKDFPSVVSHRTKNGGPSVSVSGTKRAAESVSHEGGSPTGISQVVGWPPIRAYRMNSLVNQAKSQRADEGDSGIGEKDKPKDALKKKLNYNGNKISSTTTVNEKGHLGFVKVNMDGIPIGRKVDLNAHSCYQSLAQALEDMFLRSTNSVGAEKEQLTKASKLLDGSFEFVLTYEDKEGDWMLVGDVPWRMFVSSVRRLRIMRTSEANGLAPRFHDSNERQRSKPF from the exons ATGGAAGGTGAGTTAGTTTTACTTggcggtggtggtggtggtggcggCGGTGGTTCTTCTGGGGTTTCTACAAATGAATCAGCAGTGTTGTCTAAAGTGGAGGTTGTTTCTGAGGCATGTTCATATCCAGCTGAGAGTGAGTTGGAGTTAGGTCTGGGGCTGAGCCTTGGTGGTGCTACAGGGAAAACTAAGCCTGCCACTGCCACTTCTTCATGGGGTGAGTGTGGTAGAATCTTGACTGCAAAGGACTTCCCTTCTGTGGTTTCTCATAGAACCAAAAATGGCGGTCCTTCTGTTTCTGTTTCTGGGACCAAAAGAGCTGCTGAATCTGTCTCCCATGAGGGTGGATCCCCTACTGGTATCAG TCAAGTTGTGGGATGGCCACCCATAAGAGCTTATAGGATGAACAGCTTGGTGAACCAAGCAAAGTCTCAAAGAGCTGATGAAGGAGACAGTGGAATTGGTGAAAAAGATAAACCCAAAGATGCTTTGAAGAAGAAACTTAATTACAATGGTAACAAAATCAGTTCAACAACTACTGTTAATGAAAAAGGACATCTTGGGTTTGTTAAGGTGAATATGGATGGAATCCCAATAGGAAGGAAAGTTGATTTGAATGCTCATTCTTGCTATCAGAGTTTGGCTCAAGCACTTGAGGATATGTTCCTCAGATCTACTAACTCAGTTG GTGCAGAGAAGGAACAATTAACCAAGGCTTCTAAGCTTTTGGATGGATCATTTGAATTTGTTTTGACTTATGAAGACAAAGAGGGAGACTGGATGCTTGTTGGAGATGTCCCATGGAG GATGTTTGTGAGCTCGGTCCGAAGGCTCCGAATCATGAGGACTTCTGAGGCTAATGGACTTG CCCCAAGATTCCATGATAGCAATGAAAGGCAAAGAAGCAAGCCCTTTTAG